The proteins below come from a single Fusobacterium nucleatum genomic window:
- a CDS encoding YitT family protein produces MTNKYFQIIKEYSIVTLACIVMAFNINYFFLANKLAEGGIAGISLIIHYLTNIDIGYLYFILNVPLIILAYMFIGKDFLIKTLFATLVLTIFLKIFGNFRGPIDDILMAAIFGGGINGIAIGIVFYAGGSTGGTDIIAKIINKYYGIAIGKILLTIDFIILSMVAFIFGKVIFMYTLISLLVSAKMVDIIQEGIYSAKGVTIITNKVEELRKKIMEDTGRGITLINAKGAYTQKEIGMIYCVVGKYQLIKVKNIVKEIDPSAFMIVNQVHEVIGKGFLGQ; encoded by the coding sequence ATGACAAATAAATATTTTCAAATTATAAAAGAATACTCTATTGTTACTTTAGCCTGTATAGTAATGGCTTTTAATATCAATTATTTCTTTTTAGCTAATAAGCTAGCAGAAGGTGGTATTGCTGGAATATCACTTATTATTCATTACTTAACAAATATAGATATAGGTTATCTTTATTTTATCTTAAATGTTCCTTTAATCATATTAGCCTATATGTTTATAGGAAAAGATTTTCTTATAAAAACTTTATTTGCTACACTTGTACTGACTATATTTTTAAAAATTTTTGGAAATTTTAGAGGTCCTATTGATGATATACTTATGGCAGCAATTTTTGGTGGCGGGATAAATGGTATTGCTATTGGAATAGTATTCTATGCAGGTGGTTCTACTGGTGGAACAGACATTATAGCAAAAATAATTAATAAATATTATGGTATTGCCATAGGAAAAATTCTTTTAACTATTGATTTTATAATATTATCTATGGTTGCTTTTATATTTGGAAAAGTAATTTTTATGTATACCCTTATTTCACTTCTAGTTTCAGCAAAAATGGTTGATATTATTCAAGAAGGTATTTATAGTGCTAAAGGTGTTACAATTATAACAAATAAAGTAGAGGAACTAAGAAAAAAAATTATGGAAGATACTGGTCGTGGAATTACTTTAATCAATGCAAAAGGTGCATATACACAAAAAGAAATTGGAATGATTTATTGTGTTGTTGGTAAATACCAACTTATAAAAGTAAAAAATATAGTGAAAGAAATCGATCCTTCTGCTTTTATGATAGTAAATCAAGTGCATGAAGTCATAGGAAAAGGATTTTTAGGACAATAA
- a CDS encoding ROK family protein, whose amino-acid sequence MYQKEIKQSNENIVFHSIYFTENSFSIPDLTKITNMTFPTIKRVINEFLEKDIIKEWTLSTGGVGRRAVRYKYNPDFCYSIGVSVDEEKIKFVMVNTVGKILQSKIVETKDEDFIIFFEKNLKVFIKEIDSKYLSKVIGIGISIPGIYNKENHFLEFNNIDRYESSVIKELEEEIKLPIWVENEANMSILAEAIIGKHKVLTDFTVISINNKVTCSTFHKFGNKSEDYFFKASRVHHMIVDYENKKKVGDCISFKVLKNKIMEAFPDIKTLDEFFSNKKYRESETGKKILNEYLNYMGIILKNLLFTYNPKKLIICGELSQYGNYLLDDILNIVYEKNHIFYRGRETISFSNFKGSSSIIGAALFPIVDNLM is encoded by the coding sequence ATGTATCAAAAAGAAATTAAACAAAGCAATGAAAATATTGTTTTTCACTCTATCTATTTTACAGAAAATTCTTTTTCTATTCCAGATTTGACAAAAATAACTAATATGACATTTCCTACAATCAAAAGAGTTATTAATGAATTTTTAGAAAAAGATATAATAAAAGAATGGACTTTAAGTACAGGAGGAGTTGGAAGAAGAGCTGTTAGATATAAATACAATCCTGATTTTTGCTATTCCATTGGAGTGAGTGTTGATGAAGAGAAAATCAAATTTGTTATGGTTAATACAGTTGGAAAAATATTACAATCAAAAATAGTAGAAACAAAAGATGAGGACTTTATAATTTTTTTTGAAAAAAATTTAAAAGTTTTCATTAAAGAAATTGATTCTAAATATTTATCAAAAGTTATTGGAATTGGAATATCTATTCCTGGAATTTATAACAAAGAAAATCATTTCTTGGAATTTAACAATATAGATAGATATGAATCCTCAGTAATAAAAGAATTAGAAGAAGAAATTAAACTTCCTATCTGGGTAGAAAATGAGGCAAATATGTCAATACTTGCTGAAGCTATAATTGGAAAACATAAAGTTTTAACAGATTTCACAGTTATTAGTATAAATAATAAAGTTACTTGTTCAACTTTTCATAAATTTGGAAATAAAAGTGAAGATTACTTCTTTAAAGCAAGTAGAGTACATCATATGATAGTTGATTATGAAAATAAGAAGAAAGTTGGCGATTGTATATCTTTTAAAGTTTTAAAAAACAAAATTATGGAAGCTTTCCCTGATATAAAAACTTTAGATGAATTTTTTTCAAATAAAAAATATAGAGAAAGTGAAACTGGAAAAAAGATACTTAATGAATATTTAAATTATATGGGAATTATATTAAAAAATTTACTTTTTACTTATAACCCTAAAAAACTTATTATTTGTGGAGAATTATCTCAATATGGAAATTACCTTTTAGATGATATTTTAAATATAGTTTATGAAAAAAATCATATTTTTTATAGAGGCAGAGAAACTATAAGTTTTTCAAATTTTAAAGGTAGTTCTAGTATTATAGGTGCTGCTTTATTTCCTATTGTTGATAATTTAATGTAA
- the hutH gene encoding histidine ammonia-lyase has translation MEVFVLELVLGNKKITLEDLINVTRKGYKVKISDEAYEKIDKARKLVDKYVEEGKVSYGITTGFGKFAEVSISKEQTGQLQKNIVMSHSCSVGNPLPIDIARGVVLLRAVNLAKGYSGARRIIVEKLVELLNKEVTPWIPEKGSVGSSGDLSPLAHMSLVLIGLGKAYYKGELLEAKDALAKAGIEPIPSLSSKEGLALTNGTQALTSTGAHVLYDAINLSKHLDIAASLTMESLHGIIDAYDPRISEVREHIGQINTAENMRKILAGSKNVTKQGVERVQDSYVLRCIPQIHGASKDTLEYVKKKVEIEINAVTDNPIIFVDTDEVISGGNFHGQPMALPFDFLGIALAEMANVSERRIEKMVNPAINHGLPAFLVEDGGLNSGFMIVQYSAAALVSENKVLAHPASVDSIPTSANQEDHVSMGSIAAKKSKDIFENVRKVIGMELITACQAIELKGAKDKLSPATKAAYEEIRKIIPHVDIDRPMYIDIHAAEGIIKTNKIVENVEKTIGELKY, from the coding sequence TTGGAGGTGTTTGTTTTGGAATTAGTTTTAGGTAATAAAAAAATCACTTTGGAGGATTTAATCAATGTAACAAGAAAAGGATATAAGGTAAAGATTTCTGATGAGGCTTATGAAAAAATTGATAAAGCTAGAAAGTTAGTTGATAAATATGTTGAAGAAGGAAAAGTATCTTATGGTATCACTACTGGATTTGGAAAATTTGCAGAAGTAAGTATTTCAAAAGAACAAACAGGACAATTACAAAAAAATATTGTTATGAGCCATTCTTGTAGTGTAGGAAATCCTTTACCAATAGATATTGCAAGAGGAGTTGTCCTATTGAGAGCTGTGAATTTGGCAAAAGGATATTCTGGAGCTAGAAGAATAATTGTTGAAAAATTAGTAGAATTGCTTAATAAAGAAGTAACACCTTGGATACCTGAAAAAGGCTCAGTAGGTTCTTCTGGGGATTTATCACCACTTGCACATATGTCATTAGTGTTAATTGGATTAGGTAAAGCATATTACAAAGGTGAATTATTAGAAGCAAAAGATGCCTTAGCAAAAGCAGGTATAGAACCAATTCCATCACTTTCATCAAAGGAAGGTTTGGCACTTACAAATGGAACACAAGCATTAACTTCAACAGGAGCCCATGTTCTATATGATGCTATAAATCTTTCTAAACATTTAGATATAGCTGCTTCATTGACTATGGAAAGTTTACATGGAATTATAGATGCTTATGATCCAAGAATTAGTGAAGTTAGAGAACATATTGGACAAATCAATACTGCTGAAAATATGAGAAAAATTTTAGCAGGAAGTAAAAATGTTACTAAACAAGGAGTTGAAAGAGTACAAGATTCTTATGTTTTAAGATGTATTCCTCAAATTCATGGAGCAAGTAAAGATACCTTGGAATATGTAAAGAAAAAAGTTGAAATAGAAATAAATGCTGTTACAGACAATCCTATTATATTTGTTGATACTGATGAAGTAATTTCAGGAGGAAATTTCCATGGTCAACCTATGGCATTACCATTTGATTTCTTAGGAATTGCACTAGCTGAAATGGCAAATGTATCTGAAAGAAGAATAGAAAAAATGGTAAACCCTGCAATCAACCATGGACTACCAGCATTTTTAGTTGAAGATGGAGGATTAAATTCTGGGTTTATGATAGTTCAATATAGTGCAGCAGCACTTGTATCTGAAAATAAGGTTTTAGCTCATCCAGCTTCTGTTGATTCTATACCAACATCAGCTAACCAAGAAGATCATGTTTCTATGGGATCTATTGCAGCTAAAAAATCAAAAGATATATTTGAAAATGTTAGAAAAGTAATAGGTATGGAGTTGATTACAGCTTGTCAAGCTATTGAATTAAAAGGAGCAAAGGATAAATTATCCCCTGCAACAAAAGCAGCTTATGAAGAAATTAGAAAAATAATACCTCATGTTGATATTGATAGACCTATGTATATAGATATTCATGCAGCAGAAGGTATTATAAAAACAAATAAAATAGTAGAAAATGTGGAAAAAACAATAGGAGAATTGAAGTATTAA
- a CDS encoding urocanate hydratase: MLDNKTIYDAMTIKLTAEDIPMEIPKIDPSIRRAPKRIAKLSENDIELALRNALRYIPEEFHEMLAPEFLKELEERGRIYGYRFRPEGNLYGKPIDEYKGKCVEAKAVQVMIDNNLDFDIALYPYELVTYGETGQVCQNWMQYRLIKKYLENMTQDQTLVMASGHPTGLFRSNPYAPRVIITNGLMVGLFDNYEDWARGIAMGVANYGQMTAGGWMYIGPQGIVHGTYSTILNAGRLFCGVPADGDLAGKLFVTSGLGGMSGAQGKACVIAKGVAIVAEVDLSRINTRLEQGWVNVIANTPEEAFKIAEEKLASKTPYAIAYHGNIVEILEYAIEHNKHIDLLSDQTSCHAVYDGGYCPVGTSFEERTKLLGTDRPKFRELVNEGLKRHYKAIKTLHDRGVYFFDYGNSFLKSIYDVGVKEISKNGKDDKEGFIFPSYVEDILGPELFDYGYGPFRWVCLSRKKEDLLKTDKAALELVDPNRRYQDRDNYMWIKDADKNGLVVGTQARIFYQDAMSRTRIALKFNEMVRNGEIGPVMLGRDHHDVSGTDSPFRETSNIKDGSNIMADMATQCFAGNAARGMTMIALHNGGGVGIGKSINGGFGMVLDGSKRVDDILWQAMPWDVMGGVARRAWARNPHSIETVVEYNHDNKGTDHITLPYIVSDELIKKVLKK; encoded by the coding sequence ATGTTAGATAACAAAACTATTTATGATGCAATGACAATAAAACTTACAGCAGAAGATATTCCAATGGAAATTCCTAAAATAGATCCATCAATTAGAAGAGCTCCAAAAAGAATAGCAAAACTTTCTGAAAATGATATTGAACTTGCATTAAGAAATGCATTAAGATATATTCCAGAAGAATTTCATGAAATGTTAGCACCTGAATTTTTAAAAGAATTGGAAGAAAGAGGAAGAATCTATGGATATAGATTTAGACCAGAAGGAAATCTTTATGGAAAACCAATAGATGAATATAAAGGAAAATGTGTAGAAGCAAAAGCTGTACAAGTTATGATAGATAATAACTTAGATTTTGATATAGCTCTATATCCTTATGAACTTGTTACTTATGGAGAAACAGGACAAGTTTGTCAAAACTGGATGCAATACAGACTTATTAAAAAATATCTTGAAAATATGACACAAGATCAAACTCTTGTTATGGCCTCTGGGCATCCAACAGGACTATTTAGATCAAATCCTTATGCTCCAAGAGTTATAATTACAAATGGACTTATGGTAGGATTATTTGATAATTATGAAGATTGGGCAAGAGGAATAGCAATGGGTGTTGCAAACTATGGGCAAATGACTGCTGGTGGTTGGATGTATATAGGACCACAAGGAATAGTTCACGGAACATATTCTACAATATTAAATGCAGGAAGGCTATTCTGTGGAGTACCAGCTGATGGAGATTTAGCAGGTAAATTATTTGTTACATCAGGGCTTGGAGGAATGAGTGGAGCTCAAGGAAAGGCTTGTGTAATTGCTAAAGGTGTTGCAATAGTTGCAGAAGTTGATTTATCAAGAATCAATACAAGACTTGAACAAGGTTGGGTAAATGTAATTGCAAATACACCAGAAGAAGCATTTAAAATAGCTGAAGAAAAATTAGCTTCAAAAACTCCTTATGCAATAGCATATCATGGAAATATAGTTGAAATATTAGAATATGCAATAGAACATAATAAACATATAGATTTATTATCTGACCAAACTTCTTGCCATGCTGTTTATGATGGAGGGTATTGTCCAGTAGGAACTTCATTTGAAGAAAGAACTAAACTTCTTGGAACAGACAGACCTAAATTTAGAGAATTAGTAAATGAAGGATTAAAAAGACACTATAAAGCAATTAAAACTTTACATGATAGAGGGGTTTACTTCTTTGATTATGGAAACAGTTTCTTGAAATCTATTTATGATGTTGGAGTAAAAGAAATTTCTAAGAATGGAAAAGATGATAAAGAAGGATTTATATTCCCATCTTATGTTGAGGACATTTTAGGACCAGAATTATTTGATTATGGATATGGACCATTTAGATGGGTATGTCTATCAAGAAAGAAAGAAGATTTATTAAAAACTGATAAAGCAGCACTTGAACTTGTTGACCCTAATAGAAGATATCAAGATAGAGATAATTATATGTGGATAAAAGACGCTGATAAAAATGGGCTTGTTGTTGGAACACAAGCAAGAATATTCTATCAAGATGCTATGAGCAGAACTAGAATAGCTCTTAAATTTAATGAAATGGTAAGAAATGGAGAAATTGGACCAGTTATGTTAGGTAGAGACCATCATGATGTATCTGGAACAGATTCACCTTTTAGAGAAACTTCTAACATCAAAGATGGAAGTAATATAATGGCAGATATGGCTACTCAATGTTTTGCTGGAAATGCTGCAAGAGGTATGACTATGATAGCTCTTCATAATGGCGGAGGAGTTGGAATAGGAAAATCTATCAATGGTGGATTTGGAATGGTACTTGATGGAAGTAAAAGAGTAGATGATATTTTATGGCAAGCTATGCCTTGGGATGTAATGGGTGGAGTTGCAAGAAGAGCTTGGGCAAGAAATCCACATTCAATTGAAACTGTTGTTGAATATAATCATGATAACAAAGGAACTGACCATATCACATTACCTTATATAGTGAGCGATGAATTGATTAAAAAAGTTTTGAAAAAATAA